The genomic stretch aatttttgaaattgatcctgcttcttcattagaAATTCTTTCCGTTTACTGTGGTTTTCCATGCTGACCCGTGAGGTACCACAAACAGCTCGTTAGGAACCCGTTTCCAGCattcaaacaaatgaatatgAATACCGATGGCCGGTCCATCGCGCCAATGATTGCGGACCCCTTCTGTTTCACCAACTGGCAGGATCCCCAATCATTGACGCCCTACTGCCACCATAATTAAGACGCCTTCGAAACAGGCCCCATTACCCTAAAAATACTTTGCTGATTAACATTAATGATAAGATAGGTGCCAACAATCAAATATTGCAGCAGAATTCTTGACTCATCCACGTGATAACACAACTCCACAGTCCTAtgtaagaaattttaatttttttccttttttattacatgcataaaataataatcatacttgttctgaataaatatgtattcccCACCAGCAATGCGGAACCTCCACGCATTTCAGTTAATGTCAAAATCATATTACATCACTCATACCGGGGATAAGTTAGTtgatataatgtaaataaaataaataacaccgTACTCCGAAGAAACTCATCTTGGAGCACATGCATTAATATATCATGCTAGGTGCTTCTTATTAAAGAGTTGACATACATAATATGGTGTACTAATACATTTTCTACACTAAAACTATTAATATTCTGTTCTAccgttttgaatttatttgtggTTATGGTTTTTGTTTTCCCTAACATGCATAAATCACTATTTCTTCATagtgtgttaaaaaaaattgacctccGGTCATGCGGAACTTCGAAGTTTTCGAAGTTAtacggaaataatgaaataatgtgatggaaaaacaaagttcattttgatCAAACAACATgcaataccaaaaaaattaatatactatttttgtattttagttttttcattttttttgggtttttgtattttttaaattaaaacgactACTGTTTCTACCTACGAATTACGAAACTAATCCCCTCCATTTCcctagtcttcaatcttcttggatacctctctctctctgcggtgGAAACACCCGTGGTGCCTTCTCCCCCCTACGCCGGAGACCAGCCGTTCACAGCGTCCTAATGGGTCTCCGTAAAATATAGAACGATTACGATTGAAGGCACGTAGGGTCTTCACACACCCTATCCCTATGGCCAGTACTCGGCCTTCACATGTCCCTACTCTACAATCTTCTTGGTGACCAACTCTTTCGAGCGAGGATAAGGTCACCCTAAGCACCTCAAAGCGTAGACATGGAAGGCATTCTCGTACTTCTCGTAGCAATCCTACACAACTCAGCGCAGCGCATGTTTATGGATTCGGATAGTGAATACGCAGGTGGATAGTCTTCTTTTTTCTCGTACGAAATCTTCGAGGATGATGCGGGCAGAATGAGGGCCATCTTTCAATGTTCTttcttcaattacaaaaatttttacttctgtcttctgctcttcgAGACCTTCCCAAGGCTATATACTATTTCCCATGGGAGAAAACAATACTACTTTGGTGTTTGCcaggaatgaataaattttcattggcattCATTTACTGCGACGCCTTCATTGGACACCGGTTCCCGATTactttaattctaaattattcctgtTAAAAGCATTTTTCAAACCGTGAATTACGCGAGGCAATAGTCACCGTTACCATAAATTGTTATCGTCGTTGTTGTGTTTCTATTTGAGTGAacgttttcaaaaattacatgttTTTCCCGTGCAAACTTAACTATCGTGTTCATGTATCTAATAGTTCTTTCATAACGATATTAATTGTATGAGCCCTGTCATTACTTACTCTGTTTTCGTTTACTAAGACTTTCACGTCGTTCACCGATCTAACGCGGCCTAGAGCAACGTACAACTGACCGTGAGAAAATACATCGCTCCGCAAATCGACGCCTACTTTTTCCAGGGTCTGGCCTTGAGACTTATTTATAGTGACTCCGTACGCCACTTTTAAAGGAAATTGTTTACGGATCATTTCTATCCCTGAATTTGAAACGGCAAATTTAAAAGGTATTCTAGGGATCATTACCGTGTCTGTCGCATTCGGAATTCTAGCTTCAATAAATCGCCGGGATATTTTCTCTACGATAACTTTCGTCCCGTTAACTAAACGATCTTCAAAGCTGATGTTTCTAATCAATATGGCCACGCAGCCAACCTTCAACTCCAGAATGTGGTCAGGGACACCCGAGTGACTTATAGCGTTGAGAACGTCCGTATGTATTAATGTGTTATCCACCGCCCCCGCGCACGGTGGTGTGCTATCGGCGCTGCACAGGCGAACAATTTCTCCCGGTATCATGTCCAATACGAATCTATTTATTTCCGAGATGTTATGATTAGTCCCCGACAGAATGGCGCGGTTACAGCATAGGGCTGGATTACTTAAAACATCAGCGGGATACACGAAATCTATAAGCTCCTGCAATGATGTTGTGAATGAAATACTACCGAGAGGAATAGTTTGATATTCCCCCATCGCTACGGTTGGGACTCTATCTTCCCCGACAGCGAGAACGAACTTCGAGTACGCACGGTCGTCTCGAGAGCGAAGAATGGAACGGAGTTTTTTCTTAATAATGATAGGCCATAATACGGATGACTTAAGGGAAGCGTCGATTATGTCGGCCTTTGACCCATCTGGAATAATAGGCGGTATTTGTCTGAAATCGCCGGCTAGCACTACAACTTTCCCCCCGAACGCCGCTTCCACCTGACAAATATCCCTCAATGATCGGTCGAGAATGTTTATTGTGTTTCTATGTGACATGGGCGCCTCATCCCAAATAATTAGCGAAGCCCTACGTATAAGATCGGCCCTCTGGCTCCCTCCGGTAATGCCGCACGGTGCATTAGGGTCGTCCGTCTCTAGCGGTAATTGAAACATTGAATGCGCGGTGATACCCCCTTGGTGATTCAAAGCAGCTATTCCCGTTGAGGCTGTACATAACACGATGGCGCCCTCTGCACGCATCCTAGCCGTCAGGTGATTTAAAACCACGGTTTTCCCCGTCCCGCTTGGCCCgtcaataaaaaatactctatcCCTCATCTGAACATTCCTAACGGCGGTGATTACGGCGTCGACAACGCTAAGCTGTTCCTCGGTCAGCTTGGGACGCCACTCCTCAACTGCCCTGGCGGCGTCCTCGGGATTCCATCGTACCTCTTCTCGACCGACTTCCGTAGTTACGTCTTCGACCTCAGGAAGACCCATGTCCCTCAAACATCTTCCGTGAGGACGAAGCATGTGATCTATATCGCATAGGGCGTGATGATAGGCCGCTCTTTCGTCTAAACGTCCCGCGTAGTCCTCGCTCAGGGGGCCCTTAAATCTTTCCCAAAGAACGGCTGCGGGAGCACCAAACATAATTACGGCGAAGAAGAGTTGTCGCAGGGCTCTTCCCGTCTTAAAAGACGCAGCCTCTTCTAGAGCGTGTCCGTATTCGTCTAGTTCGTCGAGCAACCCTCTTGCCATTGCCGCTTCTTGAAAAGATCCGTAGGTAACGGCGTCTACGGTGCGCAACTCCTCGTAACTCCTACACGGGAATCGCGCCAGGAGCATTCTCAGAAAAAACAATTCCCCCAGCGTGGGGGAGAGCCACCGAAGTCGAGCTACGCTGCTCCCACGCTGTCGCTTATGAATGAAATGATTACCATCGTCGAAAGGAATGCTCCCTGGCTTAGCGGTCGTATCCACTACGTACTGTTCGTAAAAATCTATCAACGTCAACGGCGTGAATTCTGGATCTTCCGGCCTATTCAAATACAACGTCAACTTGGATTTGCTCCTCTGAAGCGCCTCCCTCTCCTGTCCTGGGCGGAATATAACGTTATCCTGCTGAGGGAGATGGATTGGTAAATTTAACACGGTCGGTTCCCGGCAACTGACGTCATATTCTAATATACGCCATAAGGCCTCGCAGGCACTGATGTATCGGAGGTTGGCGTAGTTTTCAACTTCGTCCATCGACTGGTCCTCTACGATCGCTACTCTCGCGCGGTCCGGTCCcttgttaatatatttaaacaaatacttgACTACTCTTTGACTCGTGGCCACTTCGAGGTTACAGTGGCATTCCATGAGGAGGAGAACTGCAGGATTGTAAGGTACGATCCACTCATCCGTTACGACTCGGTTCCTTCCCATTTCGACGGTCCTATCGCAAGGTCTACGGTAAAGAATGAACCCTCTCCGGTCGGCGTGAGTGACTTCGTTTGCCGACCGTGGATACCGCTTCGAACATTTCCCGGTTTCCCTGTCCATGCACGGTGCATTCGCGTTATTAATGCCACATGGTCCATGGACCATATGCTGAAGGACCAACGTGTGAAGTCGGCCATTCGCCTCCTCTCTCGGTGGAATGGTGGCCCTGACGAAAGAATCTATCTCATCTGATTGCGTCGGGCCGCCACCGGCGACGCGAAAAGCGATGTGTGCGTGGGGAAGGCCACGCTTCTGAAACTCTATCACGTAAAGAATGTAAATTAGCTCTCCGAAAATGACGCCGTTCCTGATGCCATTGAGGAGTTTACGAAGCTTTTCCTGAAACACTCTCACGCATAAATCTGGTCTATCGACGGCATCCTCACCCGGGTTTAAGCTAGATCTAATCTCGACCCAGGACGGATTACAGGTAACGGTAAGAAAAAAACTGGGTTTCCCTTTCCTCGAAACCAGCGCCATTGCATCAAGATACCTTACCTGCATGTAACGCGGACTATTGGTGAACGTCGACGGCAGGTAAACCTTCCCTGGCACAATGTCTCCCTCAGCGGCGATTGACTCGTCCAGCTCCTGTCTCGAGGCGATTCTCAAAATGTTACGCTGATTAAGCTTAACGTATTGCAGACGCTCCTCTTCTGCGCGGCACCACATGTCTACGAAATACTCCTGAGAAAGCCGACGCAAAAACGTGAATCTTGGCTCCGAGAGGAGCAGTTTCCTATAATATTTAACCTGCGTAATTTTATTACCCGAACGATCGCGCAGGGCGGGTGACCATCCCGATGACGCATACGGGAATATAAGAGGATATTGCAACGCCTCGTACGTCTCACTCAAATAATGTACCTGATGgggtttcgcctctccttttttccatacaacgACCTGGTGGGGATGATACTCGAAATTTGTGCTCAAGATTCCAGCTATCTCATTCGTCGCGGGTGCATCTCCAATTATCGGTCCATCGGTCCTCCTGGAGGTCTGTTTAAAAACCAAGTGCGCCGACTCGGAGACGTGATTATTGAGATTCCGCAAATCTGCAATAAGGCGGTTGACCTGACCAAGGTATTCCATGACGTCATTGACTACGTCCTGCCTCAATTCTATTTCCCTCGCTAACCTGAGTCGCTCCTGCGGGTCCTCTACGTATAACGCCATATTGTTTTTCTCCCCTTTCCAGCTCAAATCGAATACGCGGTGGTAAATCCTCCCCTGAATCTTTACAAAGGCAACACCTGCGTCGGGATTTTGAAATTTACCACTAACCCCCAAAGCGGAAAAAGCAAAAAAGTTGTTGAAAGCCCGCgcgtttttaagaaaataattatcggAATAAAAGGGAGCCTCAAGACGCGGTAAAGCATTTACTATGTAATCTCCGCCTCCACAGCACCATTTAGCTCTTTTAGATTCCTCAAGGAAGAGTGCGGCCCTACAGGACGGACAACGGAAAATAATTTCTGACCTTAAGGACTCAACTTGCAGTCCGAGTGATGGTATATGCTCTAGAGCTTCGCCAGGAAGATTTCCTAGGCACAATACGCGTGACAACGCTGGACCGGCATACTCTCGTATTAAATTGCGGACACGTGTGTTCACATTCCTGTAAAAACGGTTGTTGGCCTCCCGGTGTATTTCAGGGTTAGCTACATTATATCGCTGAGAGGCCTCAGTGCGAGCATCAGGGTTTGCCTCTACGTAGCGCTGCTCGGCCTGTCTATGAACCTCCGGATTTGCCGTCTGATATCGCTGCGATGCTGCCCTTTGAATTTCCGGATGGATTTCCCTATATCGTTTAACGGCTTCTCGATTTGGAACTGGGTTTTTAGAGGCATACTTCTTAGATGCTATATTGCGTTGTTGTGACCGAGTAAGGCTGGAAGTTTTCGGTCTCCCTCTCTTGGATTTGCAGGGCCTACCTCGCTTTTTTGGTGGGACACCTTGgtgaaggaaattttaaaaattttttactatATGCATAATGAATTTGgggatttaaaataataagaaaataaacaaaagggatatgaaaatatctttcagaagtgaaaattcataaaaacgaaCATGAACATGTTTAAGTTACGCAATATGTTTTTGTCCAAAATAAAATACctaatgtaaaattaaaagaaatgaaatattaatattaacaatattaaatataGGAAACATTACCTGACGTCAAGGGCTCTGAATCAGCGATGGAAGAGCCGTCAGAATCTGACGAAGAGGAATGATGGGATCGGATAGCCCATATTGGTCTGATACCTGATTTGAAGAAATAGTAACTGGTCTAAAGCAAGAGgttgatatttttgttataaatgtaatatatatgaatattttgtttttgatttattaCTGATAACCACAAAAAAGTACGATATATTTGAGATAAGTTAAAAATGATACATTGACACTTAAGTTTGCATTGGTAGAAAGTAGCGTTAAACCTTTTAAATAGATAGTATATACATTGAATTCTCAAATACCGCGTTACTGCCGCCTAATCATAGAATAGTTAGTCAATTTGCATACTCTTAAATTCTCAAGGGCAATGATTAACACACCTCGTTGAAAATCATAGTGAAATCACTACTGACatccctttaaaaataaatgaaacatgcCGTTTTCGCTCCGTGGAATGAAGGCAAGTATAGtttaacacatttaaaaaaagaagtaaaaataaattcctccGAACACTATCAAAAGTGTCCATGGTTGCAATGCTCAACCATTAAAATTGCTTCAAAAACGGAATATTACGCGCTAGCAATGCTGATAGCGTTAAGCTCCCTCCCATACATATACGGAAAAGGTCGTCCGCAGCGACGTCAGGTGTATCTATATATCTATCGCCGGGTAAGAACTCTCCTGGTACGAATCGAATAACTGTGTAAAATAAGTTTCACTAATCCATTAAAAGGGGGAAAAGGTGAAGTCTCTTTACGTACTATTACGACACCGGATATTATTGTACGTGGACTAATTAAAAAACGCCAAATATAGACGATGTATTATTCGAAAATCATTTCAACCAGCGAAAGTAagtgatgtaaaaaataatgatcgTACATACCAATGAATGTCGTTCACGGTTTCACCTAAGGGTTTGgtgtaaaaaaactttttcaatccATGAAAACTCGAACACTTTTGTATTCATTACCACATTGAATTAATATGGGTGTCTGAAAATACTatcaaatggagaaaaaattcttGGCTTGATCTACACTAAGAAATAGCGAACACAAACCATGTCCTGTTAACATCAACACGAAGAGTAAACATTCTATCGTAAATCATTTTAAGAAACCGCCTGCAATAGCCAATGAAAATAGGTAAAGCATAATATTTTTGtactttcattattacttttcaaGAAGAAGATAATGGTTAAATATTGTTATCgcgtaagagaaaaataaaatatgcatcaaCAATACTCATAGAAATAAGGTCGCACCgttatagaaaataaatgatgCTGTTTTTCCTCATATTCAGAATTGCTATTTTGTCGAACTGATAGTCAACTTTTTCCCAGAGATATTTTGTCGCCGGAAACATAATCGCTACCATGTTGTACTTAATGCAAAGATAACCCGAAAATCAGATACGGCGATACTCGATCTGGATGATGTTGTTCCGCTATCTCCGAGTAGCAGAAATACATATAccaatattacatttatttttgatgacatttttatgaACATTAACCCGTGGTCAGACACGTGGCAAAAAGGTTTTAAGACCGTTAACGCGGGGCCCGTACTCGCAatatctgacgtgtgtacgaaggcgcagccaAAATTGCTTCACGTAAAGTGGTGAATGGCTAAAACATTTGCAAAAATGCGTGGAAGGGAGATGGCAAACAGCCCCTGTTCCAACTtccttcatgcattcgcgcaattgcacgccattttaaaaatgaatacagTTGTAGCCTGCGCAATACCGTGTCGCGTGTGGAAAGGAATTTCCACGTTAGCCCGCAGGGCTGCCAGAAGCGGTGCCCCTACACCTAActccccccctcctgcccctctcctctcttcctccactCCTCCTTCCTACACGCCGAGCCGCAAACAGCAGGGCTCAGCGAAGCTCCCCCTATCTTCCGTAAGCACCACCTCCCCTCGCTTCTGCACTTCTTCCCATAACATCTATGGTTTTCGCACACCCTAAATACCACACATGTTGATAGAAGTAACACTAAAATCGCCATTCAAAATCCGTGTGTACCTAGCAATGGTGTATGGAAGTCCTTCAGATTTCGCTCGTAACATGGAATTAAAGTGAGATAAGCAAGCAATTGATTTAATGATGAGGACTATTGGAAAGCTTGCAAATTTAGTTATCGGGAAGAAAAAGAGGTTTCTCGACGCATTCTATAACACCGTAAACTATAACAGGGTTAACATTAATAAACTACAATCATAGATATTATATATATCGGGAATTGTTAAAACCAACGAAATTAAAggattcaaataataattactgtGCACACATTAGAAGGGCCGACACGGTTTCACTAAAGCATTTAGGgttaaaaaatttccacctcaggaaaactttttccattgttaATAAATAATATCTGCAACACTTCGTACTCACCGATCCGCATACTTAATATGCAAGTAGTAACATACCGTGAAAGACATTATTGGTTTGAAACATACTACTGAATGACTGAACAATGCGTGCCGTTAAATGTATTAAGACGTAACAGACTTTGCAATGAAATGCCACACGCAAACAAATCGCAatatctgacgtgtgtacgaaggcgcagccaAAATTGCTTCACGTAAAGTGGTGAATGgctaaaaaatttgcaaaaatgcgTGGAAGGGAGATGGCAAACAGCCCCTGTTCCAACTtccttcatgcattcgcgcaattgcacgccattttaaaaatgaatacagTTGTAGCCTGCGCAATACCGTGTCGCGTGTGGAAAGGAATTTCCACGTTAGCCCGCAGGGCTGCCAGAAGCGGTGCCCCTACACCTAActccccccctcctgcccctctcctctcttcctccactCCTCCTTCCTACACGCCGAGCCGCAAACAGCAGGGCTCAGCGAAGCTCCCCCTATCTTCCGTAAGCACCACCTCCCCTCGCTTCTGCACTTCTTCCCATAACATCTATGGTTTTCGCACACCCTAAATACCACACATGTTGATAGAAGTAACACTAAAATCGCCATTCAAAATCCGTGTGTACCTAGCAATGGTGTATGGAAGTCCTTCAGATTTCGCTCGTAACATGGAATTAAAGTGAGATAAGCAAGCAATTGATTTAATGATGAGGACTATTGGAAAGCTTGCAAATTTAGTTATCGGGAAGAAAAAGAGGTTTCTCTACGCAGTTTATAACACCGGAAACTATAACAGGGTTAACATTAATAAACTACAATCATAGATATTATATATATCGGGAATTGTTTAAACCAACGAAATTAAAGGATTCAATTATAATTACTGTGCACACATTAGAAGGGCCGACACGGTTTCACTAAAGCATTTAGGgttaaaaaatttccacctcaggaaaactttttccattgttaATAAATAATATCTGCAACACTTCGTACTCAACGATCCGCATACTTAATATGCAAGTAGTAACATACCGTGAAATCATTATTGGTTTGAAACATACTATTGAATGACTGAACAATGCGTGCCGTTAAATGTATTAAGACGCAACAGACTTTGCAATGAAATGCCACACGCAAACAAAGAATTAATATAGGGTGAGGGAATTCCAACACGTAATTGTATGCAATTAATAGAAATACACGATAACGTGAAACCACAACGCAAATAGTTCTCCATGCGGTCACACGTGCGAAGGCATAACACGGAAAATGGAACGCAAGCATTGTAGAAATAGTCACACGTCTATGTGACGAAAACATAATTAACAATATCTTACGTGAAACAATCAATGCGCGATTAACTACGTCGAAGAAAAACATAATCAGCAGTATCTCATGTACGTGAAACATAATTAATATGCGATTAACAACGCCGGAGAGAAATAATACGCCACAACTATACCGTGTGAAAGTCATATGAGGATTCCCCTTACTGGACAACATTACTTCACcgttacaaaaaaatgaaaatcggtAGCACCTGTTAACCCGCCGCAGACACAAGAGTTTCAAACATTGACATTAAATTACTCTATAAACATCCTCCTTTGTCGCTCATACCCACGCTGAACATACTGCTGTCTGTACGCGCCATAGAAATACCCTTGAAACACTGGCAAATATCCATGTCTTTGACCAACAATCAACAATGAACATAGTGAAAGCattggcaaataaattttaacagaaaaattatACAAAGAAATAAGACATACCACTTGGTCCCGGCTCTGGAGAACTCATGACGTATTACGTACAGGGACCTCGAACAACGAAATGGATTCCGTTTGTGTAAAACACTGATTATTGAATAAATTGAAGACGATTCACAAATTCTAAGGGGGTGGAATAAGGTAATAATGGTGAAGATGAATAGCACGAAATTCTTGAAGAACAACTGTGAAtaaactcccacagagaaaaaataattgcagAGAGCTTCAGCCACGTCCGTCTACTCTGAAAATCTAGGCAGTTATAAAGCACATGTTCAAACAGGTAGCCGGAAGAGGGAGGGCTTCCACGTCCGTTACGCAAGCATTCAAAATCTACCCCCCTCGCTCGCAATGAATGTCGGGCATTCCCCTCTCCcgccctcactctctctctctctctctctccacctcaaCCCCCCCCCGCCATTACCCCTCACCCACCATCTTCTCCATGCGACCTGACCCGCGGGAGGGTTTGACCCGTCTCTCCCCCCTCTCACCTCCTAACGTCTTTGTCACTCTCTCCCCCCGCACTCTTCTTAACCAATCAGCGCTCTTTTTCTCACCTCCCCTTCAATCGTGTCGCCGCGTCTCGGAGCTAACTGTCCATCACACACTTCCCCGTTCCCCAATCTGTCTTCAGTGAAGGCAACGTAAAAAAACTCGTTCCTAGTCGACACGAACCGCATAAGATCCTGTCGGGAAGTTATTTTGACCTAACGCAGCCAGCCCATTCCGAAGCACGAAATAATTCTgtgttaaattatattaatattgtaaTTGAAAGGACGACCAACTTATGCATTTGCCTTTCTTCATCGTAGCTCTGAAAAGATTAGCGATTGTACAAAGAAATTAAAAGAGCAGAGAAATATCTGAAAGAGCAGGTATCCATTGACGTTCAAACATTAAAGGTGTTATTATGGTGGTATTAAAATGCATAGGAAATGATAATGTATATTTCTAAAATATCAGTCCATATTGTTACACGCACACCAATCATAATACGCGATAGTATTTAACACGTAATCATACCAGCAAAGAGcgcttaaaatgcaaaatttctatACACGAAGAAAATTCCATGAATTGAGTATGAAAACGGAAAGTAATGAACACGCGTTAAGATATGATTGACGGATCGACACAAAAGAAAACATATCCCAATGCAGCAGCTTACTGAATCGAAAACTTAGTTGTAACATGTActggataaacattttttttataatcagatATTTTATTGGGCTTAGGTGTGTATTGGATATTTGTTGCAAAGTCATGAGGAATGGCCTTTTATAGTGAAACCCGGCCGGAAATGAAAAATCACCTTGAGGAAGAATACACAGTCATCCCAGCAAATAAAGTGTCAAATCATCAAGAATCAAACAATCTGACTACTTAAAAATTACCAATAGGCAATTACGATTGGTTTTGTTGCCATAAATGTAAATGAAATCGCTCCGTATCATGATAAGGTGAGAGGCTAAAACGTTATGTCCccaaattgaaatataaaatggattttcaccTAATCAATCGTAGTTAGGTAAGGTTATGCTATTATAAATTAACGTCGCTGTATATTGATACGCATTCATAATGAAAACGTGACTTAAATCAGGAAATACGTGTCACTGGTAGCATACGGGGCTACGTTAACAACGCCAACAGCTAGTGTTTTTTTAGCAGCACTGTGAAAATTATTTACtctaatataaaacaaaaaacagacCAGCTTCACTTCCAATCATGTGATATAAGACGGCTATTTCTGttattaa from Ischnura elegans chromosome 7, ioIscEleg1.1, whole genome shotgun sequence encodes the following:
- the LOC124163002 gene encoding uncharacterized protein LOC124163002, which produces MWCRAEEERLQYVKLNQRNILRIASRQELDESIAAEGDIVPGKVYLPSTFTNSPRYMQDNVIFRPGQEREALQRSKSKLTLYLNRPEDPEFTPLTLIDFYEQYVVDTTAKPGSIPFDDGNHFIHKRQRGSSVARLRWLSPTLGELFFLRMLLARFPCRSYEELRTVDAVTYGSFQEAAMARGLLDELDEYGHALEEAASFKTGRALRQLFFAVIMFGAPAAVLWERFKGPLSEDYAGRLDERAAYHHALCDIDHMLRPHGRCLRDMGLPEVEDVTTEVGREEVRWNPEDAARAVEEWRPKLTEEQLSVVDAVITAVRNVQMRDRVFFIDGPSGTGKTVVLNHLTARMRAEGAIVLCTASTGIAALNHQGGITAHSMFQLPLETDDPNAPCGITGGSQRADLIRRASLIIWDEAPMSHRNTINILDRSLRDICQVEAAFGGKVVVLAGDFRQIPPIIPDGSKADIIDASLKSSVLWPIIIKKKLRSILRSRDDRAYSKFVLAVGEDRVPTVAMGEYQTIPLGSISFTTSLQELIDFVYPADVLSNPALCCNRAILSGTNHNISEINRFVLDMIPGEIVRLCSADSTPPCAGAVDNTLIHTDVLNAISHSGVPDHILELKLFVTVVRQEKTSDAETSEFRLERGRGLCRR